From the Candidatus Bathyarchaeota archaeon A05DMB-5 genome, one window contains:
- a CDS encoding GDP-mannose dehydrogenase, with protein MPKESVLIVGLGEVGGALFELFRESGKFEVHGFDLDKKKMREISGAMKLPKMVDVMHICYPCTKQETFVKVTIDYIKKINPKLTIIESTVPPLTTQKIYEATKSHVVHSPIRGMHQSVESMKRDIMFWSKYIGGFTKEATERAQKHYEKLGLKVNVLKSPVETELAKLFETTYRAWMIVCFQEMHRISRRFNADFDEVVDMLEDIHRLRLNKPIHYPDVIGGHCLIPNTELLLSVYDSKFLRLILESNEKRKKEIKDKIVKGEIEKVKKRADTLQKELMSKLGKHS; from the coding sequence ATGCCAAAAGAGAGCGTTTTAATTGTCGGCTTAGGCGAAGTGGGCGGTGCCCTCTTTGAATTATTCAGAGAAAGCGGAAAATTTGAAGTGCACGGTTTTGATTTGGACAAGAAGAAAATGCGAGAGATTTCAGGAGCAATGAAACTTCCAAAGATGGTTGACGTGATGCATATTTGTTATCCGTGCACAAAACAAGAAACATTTGTCAAAGTAACAATAGATTACATTAAAAAGATTAATCCAAAACTAACAATAATAGAAAGCACGGTGCCGCCGCTTACAACTCAGAAAATTTACGAAGCTACCAAATCGCATGTGGTTCATTCTCCAATTCGCGGAATGCACCAATCCGTGGAGTCCATGAAGAGAGACATAATGTTCTGGAGCAAATACATTGGCGGCTTCACAAAAGAGGCAACGGAAAGAGCCCAAAAACACTATGAAAAGCTTGGATTGAAAGTCAATGTTCTTAAAAGCCCGGTGGAAACGGAGTTGGCGAAGCTTTTCGAAACAACTTATAGGGCTTGGATGATTGTTTGTTTCCAAGAAATGCATCGCATTTCACGGCGCTTCAATGCGGATTTTGATGAAGTTGTGGATATGCTGGAAGATATACATCGACTGAGATTGAACAAACCTATTCATTATCCAGACGTTATTGGTGGACACTGTCTGATACCGAACACTGAACTGTTGTTAAGTGTTTATGACTCGAAATTTCTGCGTTTGATTTTAGAGTCGAACGAAAAGAGAAAAAAAGAAATTAAAGACAAAATTGTAAAGGGCGAGATTGAGAAGGTTAAGAAGAGAGCTGACACGCTTCAAAAAGAATTAATGAGTAAATTGGGAAAGCATTCTTAG
- a CDS encoding DUF354 domain-containing protein — protein sequence MKIWYDACTGKHVRYAVAVARKLRTLGHEIILTTRRHPDTLPLAEFLNEKFIVAGKYNPKSLLTRLKEGTVRQLMFCKIFEKETPKVAISHGSVDLCRVAFGLGAKVITTVDTPYAEAVHRLTLPLSDYVVVSEAIPKENLQAYGIKGEIVSFNGVDEVAWIKNCKPKVWYDFGEPLIVVRQLEEKAVYTKKAVDMISLAKKLTKLGKVVFLSRYHRKTVNDLIVPNEFVDSASLVAQADLFVGVGGTITREAALQGTPAIIVNTFQQQYVNDFLMEKGFPIVKVNPSEVVKTAKELLGKKRDTRQLVDKLENPVDIIGKIVQRLKTT from the coding sequence ATGAAAATATGGTATGATGCTTGCACAGGCAAACACGTGAGATATGCCGTAGCCGTGGCGAGAAAACTTCGGACTTTGGGGCACGAAATCATTTTAACTACCAGAAGGCATCCAGATACGTTACCCTTAGCAGAATTTTTAAATGAAAAATTTATTGTTGCAGGTAAATACAATCCGAAATCATTACTAACGAGATTAAAAGAAGGGACAGTCCGTCAGCTAATGTTCTGCAAAATTTTTGAAAAAGAGACCCCTAAAGTAGCCATTTCTCATGGCTCTGTGGACTTATGCAGAGTGGCTTTTGGTTTAGGAGCGAAAGTTATTACAACTGTTGATACGCCTTACGCGGAGGCTGTACATAGGCTTACATTACCCTTGTCAGATTATGTTGTGGTTTCTGAGGCGATTCCAAAAGAAAACTTACAAGCTTACGGTATTAAAGGAGAAATTGTGAGTTTTAACGGTGTAGACGAAGTAGCTTGGATAAAGAACTGTAAACCAAAAGTTTGGTATGATTTCGGAGAACCGTTGATTGTGGTTAGACAATTAGAGGAAAAGGCTGTTTACACAAAGAAAGCAGTTGACATGATTTCTTTGGCAAAAAAGTTAACAAAGCTTGGAAAAGTTGTCTTTCTATCGAGGTATCACCGAAAAACTGTTAACGACTTGATCGTTCCAAACGAATTTGTGGATTCAGCAAGTTTAGTGGCCCAAGCAGACTTATTTGTGGGCGTTGGAGGAACAATCACAAGAGAAGCGGCCTTGCAAGGAACACCCGCCATAATTGTGAACACTTTTCAACAACAGTACGTGAATGACTTTTTAATGGAAAAAGGATTTCCAATCGTGAAAGTTAATCCTTCCGAAGTAGTGAAAACAGCCAAGGAACTTTTAGGCAAAAAACGTGACACACGACAATTGGTGGATAAGCTTGAAAATCCGGTTGACATCATTGGAAAAATCGTGCAAAGATTGAAGACCACGTAA
- a CDS encoding HAD family hydrolase, producing the protein MIKAAVFDLDGTIIHLPIDYEKLFKEFSKIMKTEEVRPLTEKISKLDKKARERAFEVWDSFELEALRKFTVNKEGIMLFQRFSEIPKALVTMQGKKLVENITERLDLSFNFTITREDSLDRTKQLQKAAQMLEIHPQNILFVGNTNEDYLAAKKIGCQFVRVNK; encoded by the coding sequence TTGATTAAGGCTGCTGTATTCGACCTTGATGGAACAATAATACACTTGCCAATAGATTACGAGAAACTTTTCAAAGAGTTTAGCAAAATTATGAAAACAGAGGAAGTGCGACCGCTAACAGAAAAGATTTCTAAGCTGGATAAGAAAGCAAGGGAAAGAGCTTTTGAGGTTTGGGACAGTTTCGAATTGGAAGCGCTGAGAAAGTTTACAGTAAACAAAGAAGGGATTATGCTTTTCCAGAGATTTTCTGAAATTCCTAAGGCGCTTGTGACAATGCAAGGCAAAAAGTTAGTTGAAAACATAACCGAACGCTTAGACTTGTCATTCAATTTCACGATAACCAGAGAAGACAGCCTTGACAGAACAAAACAATTGCAGAAAGCTGCACAAATGTTAGAAATCCATCCCCAAAATATTCTATTTGTAGGTAACACTAATGAAGATTATCTTGCTGCAAAAAAAATTGGATGCCAATTTGTGAGGGTTAATAAATGA
- a CDS encoding ATP-grasp domain-containing protein, with translation MKRIMVTGAGGPAGINFVISLRIAPEKMFVVGTEANPHFVYLAPTDKKYLVPKATEHLYIDKLNELIEKEKIEFLHPQPDIEVQVTSENREKLKAKTFLPSKKAVKACQDKLESAQIWQNKGIPVARTMALFKEQDIEEAFQELGNPIWIRARHGAGGRGSTPANNKETAISWINYWKSRNVNWEFIAQEHLPGRNIGFHSLWKNGELVTSMARERIEYIYPYLAPSGITGTPAVQKTVHDKEVNRIGTEAVLAIDPNFTGIACVDLKENKYGVPCATEINAGRMFTTSFFFSYASKILRKDYYANIPYLYVKLAYDERIPEIPKYDVLPENTYWIRHIDAPAKLVRNGKIIGEMYR, from the coding sequence ATGAAAAGAATTATGGTTACTGGGGCTGGCGGACCCGCCGGAATAAACTTTGTCATATCGCTTCGAATTGCGCCGGAAAAAATGTTCGTTGTCGGAACAGAAGCGAATCCACATTTTGTTTATTTAGCTCCCACAGACAAGAAGTATCTGGTTCCGAAGGCAACAGAACATCTTTACATTGACAAATTAAACGAGTTAATAGAGAAAGAAAAAATCGAATTTCTGCATCCACAACCCGACATTGAAGTGCAAGTTACTTCGGAAAATCGCGAAAAACTCAAAGCAAAAACGTTTCTGCCATCAAAAAAGGCAGTGAAAGCATGCCAAGACAAGCTGGAATCCGCACAAATCTGGCAAAACAAAGGCATCCCAGTGGCGAGAACTATGGCTTTATTCAAAGAGCAAGACATAGAAGAAGCCTTTCAAGAGCTCGGAAATCCCATTTGGATTAGAGCCAGACACGGCGCTGGCGGAAGAGGAAGCACACCAGCCAACAACAAAGAAACAGCCATCTCATGGATTAACTATTGGAAATCACGCAACGTCAATTGGGAATTCATCGCCCAAGAACATTTGCCAGGAAGAAACATTGGATTTCATAGCTTATGGAAAAACGGCGAACTCGTAACCTCAATGGCGAGAGAACGAATCGAATATATATATCCATATCTGGCTCCTTCAGGCATAACAGGCACGCCAGCCGTTCAAAAAACAGTACATGACAAGGAAGTAAATCGAATAGGAACAGAAGCAGTGTTAGCCATCGACCCAAACTTCACCGGAATAGCTTGTGTAGACCTAAAAGAAAACAAGTATGGAGTTCCATGTGCAACTGAAATCAACGCGGGAAGAATGTTCACAACATCCTTCTTCTTTTCTTACGCAAGCAAAATCCTACGCAAAGACTACTATGCAAACATTCCATATTTATATGTTAAACTCGCCTATGATGAAAGAATCCCAGAAATACCAAAATATGATGTACTGCCAGAAAACACCTATTGGATTCGCCACATTGATGCGCCAGCGAAACTGGTTCGAAACGGGAAAATAATCGGGGAAATGTACCGTTGA
- a CDS encoding DUF2110 family protein codes for MHTVTLSVKAYNNFHLKYVNKFLENLLKDLRVEAKVCGVAPRGWVQVNVSGEDEQVALRYLADEVGLCPTHLKSIGKFSLVKGRIVNMDKRKDKLSVDVGIFAPEIVDATVPLQHLQAQLADGRKVALQKIAQLYGFQENLPLTVKISNVDEDGGEVETVLSEKQLTQYKQWTKSLQDRLIILGATLQEIQSALKTTGMNRDVVSIGQLGLFEYAIACKLGTDAVGLISKIGKKLPTATLSVFNPKKIIEPLEDNSAF; via the coding sequence ATGCATACCGTGACCTTATCTGTAAAAGCCTACAACAATTTTCATCTGAAGTATGTTAACAAGTTTTTAGAGAACTTGCTTAAGGATTTAAGAGTTGAAGCAAAAGTTTGTGGAGTTGCTCCTCGCGGATGGGTTCAAGTAAATGTTTCAGGCGAAGACGAACAAGTAGCGTTGCGTTATTTAGCTGATGAAGTGGGACTTTGCCCAACACATTTAAAATCTATTGGAAAATTCTCATTAGTAAAAGGGCGAATAGTAAACATGGACAAGAGAAAGGATAAACTCAGCGTAGACGTAGGCATTTTTGCACCAGAAATCGTTGACGCCACGGTTCCGTTGCAACATTTGCAAGCACAACTTGCGGATGGAAGGAAAGTGGCATTGCAAAAAATAGCTCAACTTTACGGTTTCCAAGAAAACCTCCCTTTAACCGTCAAAATCTCAAATGTGGATGAAGATGGCGGTGAGGTCGAAACGGTTCTTTCAGAAAAACAGCTTACCCAATATAAGCAATGGACAAAATCATTACAGGATAGACTCATAATTTTGGGAGCAACATTACAAGAAATTCAATCAGCCTTAAAAACAACAGGAATGAACCGTGACGTAGTGAGTATCGGACAACTGGGGTTATTTGAATATGCAATCGCATGCAAACTTGGAACGGACGCTGTCGGCTTAATTTCGAAAATTGGCAAGAAACTACCAACCGCCACTCTATCAGTTTTTAATCCAAAAAAAATAATAGAACCCCTCGAAGACAACTCAGCTTTCTGA
- a CDS encoding TIGR00295 family protein: MSEKFPTTDQAILLLRQSGCTRNVIRHCKAVAKLAVEIAKVCQERGLNVDLELVEIGALLHDIGRAKTHSVHHAITGAEIAKTLDLPEPVISIIKRHVGGGITMAEAKKLGWPKDIYIPQTLEEKIVAYADKLIEGSRRVSIEKTIENFSKKLPPSAITRIQKLHREMLTLIGDCKCIP, encoded by the coding sequence GTGAGTGAAAAATTTCCAACAACCGACCAAGCCATATTACTTCTCCGTCAAAGCGGATGCACAAGAAACGTAATAAGACATTGTAAAGCAGTGGCAAAACTCGCAGTTGAAATTGCAAAAGTCTGTCAAGAACGCGGATTAAACGTAGATTTAGAACTTGTAGAAATAGGCGCCTTATTACATGACATTGGAAGAGCAAAAACCCACAGTGTCCACCACGCCATTACAGGAGCAGAAATTGCAAAAACACTAGACTTACCAGAACCAGTGATCTCCATAATAAAGAGACACGTGGGCGGCGGAATAACTATGGCAGAAGCGAAAAAACTTGGCTGGCCCAAGGACATTTACATTCCACAAACTCTAGAGGAAAAAATTGTTGCATACGCAGACAAGCTCATTGAAGGTTCACGGCGAGTATCTATAGAGAAAACCATAGAAAACTTTTCTAAAAAGTTGCCACCTTCCGCCATTACGAGAATACAAAAATTGCATAGAGAAATGCTGACATTGATTGGCGATTGCAAATGCATACCGTGA